The following coding sequences lie in one Nakaseomyces glabratus chromosome K, complete sequence genomic window:
- a CDS encoding uncharacterized protein (CAGL0K05665g~Has domain(s) with predicted catalytic activity, pyridoxal phosphate binding activity) gives MVELATKLIHDDDKHNRVSDVAPPINVSTTYRYAEEDLIPWAQRENFDFMDEAPVYSREGHPNCTRLETIFSDILEGHAVLYASGLAAFFAAMMHYNPKQVFLGQCYHGVHCISDMFTRNFNVQQRTLEDIAEFAKKGDVVHLESPVNPFGTVIDVKKLADLAHSKGAIVIIDSTFAPPPLQYAWDLGADMIMHSATKYFGGHSDLLGGILVTKDKEISRALKEDRINLGSMIGNLESYLLMRSLRTYEMRIMKQSENVVKIVKYLNDNKEKYPNVLGDIYHSSIQSDAFVKDQLVGGYNSVFSFCLKSEEQCKKFPDKLKYFHHATSLGGIESLIEWRALSDDKIDQKLMRVSVGCESAKDLIDDLSQALQELENEYK, from the coding sequence ATGGTTGAACTAGCTACCAAATTGATCCATGATGATGACAAGCACAACAGAGTTTCTGATGTCGCTCCACCAATCAATGTCTCGACCACTTATCGTTACGCTGAAGAAGACTTGATTCCTTGGGCACAAAGAGAGAACTTCGATTTTATGGATGAGGCCCCTGTCTACTCTAGGGAGGGTCATCCTAACTGCACTCGGTTGGAAACAATATTTTCTGACATTTTAGAAGGCCATGCCGTTTTATACGCCTCAGGGTTGGCTGCTTTCTTTGCAGCAATGATGCACTACAACCCAAAGCAAGTGTTTCTCGGACAATGTTACCATGGTGTGCACTGTATCAGTGATATGTTTACCAGAAATTTTAATGTTCAACAAAGGACTCTAGAAGACATCGCGGAGTTTGCCAAGAAAGGAGATGTTGTACACTTGGAGTCTCCTGTTAACCCGTTTGGTACCGTAATTGATGTAAAGAAGCTTGCTGATCTTGCCCACTCAAAAGGTGCTATTGTCATCATTGACTCTACATTTGCTCCTCCACCTTTACAATACGCTTGGGACCTAGGAGCTGATATGATCATGCATTCTGCTACCAAATACTTTGGAGGACATTCTGACTTGCTTGGAGGCATCTTAGTCACCAAAGACAAGGAGATTAGTAGAGCATTGAAAGAAGATAGAATAAATCTTGGCAGTATGATTGGCAACTTAGAAAGTTATTTATTAATGAGATCTTTGAGAACTTATGAAATGAGAATTATGAAACAATCCGAAAATGTGGTTAAAATTGTTAAATATCTGAACGATAATAAAGAGAAATATCCCAATGTCTTGGGAGACATTTATCACTCCTCCATTCAAAGCGATGCTTTTGTTAAGGATCAGCTGGTTGGCGGCTACAATTCtgtcttttcattttgtttgAAATCTGAAGAACAATGTAAGAAATTCCCTGACAAATTAAAGTACTTTCATCATGCAACATCCTTGGGTGGCATTGAGTCCCTAATTGAATGGAGAGCGCTATCTGACGATaaaattgatcaaaaacTAATGAGAGTGTCTGTTGGCTGTGAATCTGCAAAAGATTTGATCGATGATCTATCACAAGCATTACAAGAATTGGAGAATgaatacaaataa
- the EMI1 gene encoding Emi1p (CAGL0K05797g~Ortholog(s) have role in ascospore formation, mitochondrion organization, positive regulation of transcription from RNA polymerase II promoter), producing the protein MSQENVKYPTTMSCREAFDQLTTCLSIGGQFRNYYRYGEFSACEKQVNKFKFCILNAKDPVKVQEWYHNQVEENKLRRGSSDIVWKER; encoded by the coding sequence ATGAGTCAAGAGAATGTAAAATATCCTACAACTATGAGTTGTAGGGAAGCGTTCGACCAACTGACAACATGTTTATCAATAGGTGGTCAGTTTAGAAATTATTACAGATATGGTGAGTTTTCAGCTTGTGAGAAGCAGGTAAATAAATTCAAGTTCTGCATACTTAATGCCAAGGACCCAGTCAAAGTACAAGAATGGTATCATAATCAGGTcgaagaaaataaattacGAAGAGGAAGTTCAGATATTGTATGGAAGGAACGTTAG
- the WHI5 gene encoding transcriptional repressor WHI5 (CAGL0K05643g~Ortholog(s) have transcription factor activity, RNA polymerase II transcription factor recruiting, transcriptional repressor activity, RNA polymerase II transcription factor binding activity), which yields MATRSREYTGAEGLGVRVGVEGDSDDESMGRDEDVPRGSRVTVFGEGRVPETPSPPRNSSHARRSSTSLGFLGTPTHPGRYFDVPNSPSSNKGRKTSISHESGSGRTRLLPPTTPKSRQTEVFMSPSPKLRSPQVSKEIEKKPIKEISNELKTRLNYALMKLQNGWVDKSLPELEHTLATDRGDGINEIGQGQNSGEVFSKLDNNDAGKDFLQQRRKSGYVNQFAGDDSSSATFKFEGLKGNTQSNDKGGDERAGTKTAIKTESNEMYSEVQSDSDENSNDEGNSAHSAFLKALSSPKKKQKSSSSTSYPVSPLRWTSTSRPKPLTLDTNLENTKKNTKGPPLEVEAIETLMSLASPKKSSGSLDEALASNDSASGRPGSVTGKGATPIFLRNDVLRQKNASNEGQLRLGNNEILAEKKSDVETEVDESD from the coding sequence ATGGCAACAAGGAGCAGGGAATATACGGGAGCTGAAGGGCTCGGAGTGCGTGTGGGTGTAGAAGGCGACTCTGACGACGAGTCTATGGGTCGTGACGAGGATGTGCCGCGCGGTAGTCGTGTGACAGTGTTTGGTGAGGGCCGGGTTCCTGAGACGCCTTCGCCGCCTAGGAATTCATCTCATGCGAGGAGGTCATCTACGTCGCTGGGGTTTCTTGGGACACCAACACATCCAGGGCGGTATTTTGATGTGCCGAACTCCCCATCCAGTAATAAAGGGCGTAAAACCAGTATAAGCCATGAGAGTGGCAGTGGGAGGACAAGGCTACTCCCTCCAACCACGCCTAAATCCAGGCAAACGGAGGTGTTCATGTCTCCATCTCCGAAGCTGAGGTCGCCACAAGTATCAAAGGAGATAGAAAAAAAGCCGATAAAGGAAATATCTAACGAGTTAAAGACCAGGTTGAACTATGCGTTGATGAAGTTGCAGAATGGTTGGGTTGACAAATCACTCCCCGAATTGGAACATACACTTGCCACAGATAGAGGGGATGGTATTAATGAGATAGGCCAGGGTCAAAACTCTGGTGAGGTGTTTAGTAAATTGGATAATAACGATGCAGGTAAGGATTTCTTACAACAAAGAAGGAAATCAGGCTATGTTAATCAGTTTGCAGGGGATGACTCAAGTTCTGCCACATTTAAGTTTGAAGGTTTGAAAGGAAACACACAAAGCAATGATAAAGGCGGTGATGAGCGGGCTGGTACCAAAACTGCAATCAAAACTGAAAGCAATGAGATGTACTCAGAGGTTCAATCTGATAGTGACGAAAATAGTAATGATGAAGGGAACTCTGCACATTCTGCATTCTTGAAAGCACTTTCAAGTCCGAAGAAAAAACAGAagtcttcatcttcaacttcttaTCCTGTTTCACCTTTAAGATGGACATCTACCAGCAGGCCCAAGCCACTAACGTTAGATACCAATCTAGAGAATACCAAGAAGAACACCAAAGGACCACCATTAGAGGTAGAGGCAATAGAGACATTAATGTCGTTAGCTTCACCTAAGAAATCATCGGGTTCTCTGGATGAAGCATTAGCCAGCAATGACAGTGCTTCAGGAAGACCCGGCTCTGTTACAGGTAAAGGTGCTACACCGATATTTCTAAGAAATGATGTTCTGAGACAGAAAAATGCATCAAACGAAGGACAACTGAGACTTGGTAACAATGAGATACTAGCTGAAAAGAAGTCTGACGTTGAGACAGAAGTGGATGAATCCGACTAA
- the SDH7 gene encoding Sdh7p (CAGL0K05775g~Ortholog(s) have role in carbon utilization, mitochondrial respiratory chain complex II assembly, regulation of gluconeogenesis and mitochondrial intermembrane space localization), which translates to MIGRRQLVTVFRRYASQNGVIGQDHTLLPPLMLYRRILRAHKLLPPMQKEMGDKYVKSEFELHRTIDNPLHIVGFLASWQDYLHQITNGKWKEGSLSPAVLEKMSPEQVGQLYELMKETEKVTKGDNPEEDKGKNKI; encoded by the coding sequence ATGATTGGTAGAAGACAGCTTGTGACAGTATTTCGCAGATATGCATCTCAAAATGGTGTTATTGGTCAAGACCATACCCTACTACCACCATTAATGCTTTATAGAAGAATATTAAGGGCTCACAAACTGCTACCACCTAtgcaaaaagaaatgggtGACAAGTATGTGAAAAGCGAATTTGAACTACACAGAACCATCGATAATCCTCTTCATATTGTTGGGTTCCTTGCCAGCTGGCAGGATTATTTGCATCAGATCACAAACGGTAAATGGAAAGAAGGCTCTCTTTCACCTGCTGTCTTAGAGAAGATGTCTCCAGAGCAAGTTGGACAACTTTATGAGCTAATGAAGGAGACAGAGAAAGTAACTAAGGGAGATAACCCTGAAGAAGATAAGGGCAAGAACAAAATTTAA
- a CDS encoding uncharacterized protein (CAGL0K05687g~Ortholog(s) have cytosol, nucleus localization) gives MGVSVKGAPNLDYFTPEQPILGKFIKYKEDEDGSSERDPPKLFKPLKIRALEIPNRIGVSPMCTYSTNNYMPTDFHLMHYGSLATRGPGIIIVECSAVSEGTAVTVNDMGIWNKEQASEHFSKIVKFAHSQNVIVGCQLGQFMRKVVQNVDEDNKAHNVEVGKEAHDLSTEEIKTIVEQWGTAAKLAVEVAKYDFIEIQAGKGHITNEFFSRLTNKRKDEYGGSFENRIRILLEIIDNVRKNIPEDTPLFIRLKACDNLDHPDAWSTDETIKLSFELAKHGVDVLDIAGRGLRIGPKSEKENKIIFLQQLKEAHKGKTNLLIASSGVISTADYASELLDKEAQDIILVGRPFLKNPNLVSFWADDVNITVTNAVQYSWGFYPTKSHLS, from the coding sequence atgggTGTTTCAGTGAAAGGTGCTCCTAACTTGGACTATTTTACACCAGAGCAACCAATTCTAGGGAAGTTTATAAAGTacaaagaagatgaagatggaTCAAGTGAGAGAGATCCCCCAAAGTTGTTCAAGCCCTTGAAGATTAGGGCACTAGAGATACCCAATAGAATAGGTGTCTCTCCAATGTGTACTTATTCCACAAATAATTATATGCCAACTGATTTCCATCTAATGCATTACGGCTCTTTAGCAACTAGAGGGCCTGGTATCATTATAGTAGAATGTTCTGCCGTTTCTGAAGGAACTGCCGTTACAGTAAATGATATGGGAATATGGAACAAAGAACAAGCTTCTGAACATTTTTCTAAAATTGTTAAGTTTGCACATTCGCAAAATGTTATAGTAGGTTGCCAGCTTGGTCAGTTTATGAGAAAGGTGGTTCAGAATGTAGATGAAGATAACAAGGCGCACAATGTGGAGGTTGGGAAAGAAGCGCATGATCTTTCCACTGAAGAAATTAAGACTATTGTAGAGCAGTGGGGTACCGCAGCTAAATTAGCAGTTGAAGTAGCAAAGTATGACTTCATTGAAATTCAAGCTGGAAAAGGGCACATTACTAATGAGTTCTTCTCAAGACtaacaaataaaagaaaagatgaaTATGGGGGAAGTTTTGAGAATAGAATTAGAATATTACTAGAAATAATAGATAACGttagaaaaaatattccGGAAGATACGCCCCTGTTTATTAGGTTGAAGGCCTGTGATAACTTAGATCATCCTGATGCTTGGAGCACAGACGAAACCATAAAATTATCATTTGAACTGGCTAAACATGGGGTAGATGTCCTAGATATAGCTGGAAGAGGTTTACGAATCGGTCCCAAGTccgaaaaagaaaataagaTTATATTTCTGCAACAATTAAAGGAGGCTCACAAAGGCAAAACTAATCTTTTAATTGCTTCATCTGGTGTGATATCCACTGCTGATTATGCCTCCGAGCTTTTAGATAAAGAGGCACAAGATATAATTCTTGTTGGTCGtccatttttgaaaaatccAAATCTTGTGTCATTTTGGGCAGATGACGTGAATATTACTGTAACAAATGCAGTACAGTATTCATGGGGATTTTACCCAACAAAGAGTCACTTAAGTTGA
- the GNP1 gene encoding glutamine permease GNP1 (CAGL0K05753g~Ortholog(s) have L-proline transmembrane transporter activity, role in amino acid transport, transmembrane transport and cell periphery, cellular bud neck, endoplasmic reticulum, mitochondrion localization): MVFGGRRRNERSQSPDSEEADVSNYELHNIDDSKKGYDNLGSGSRGATTSAVEYFDKENVDGVNIDEKLQSTTEFGGDEMPRGNIRRFIDSFKRAEQQPNQQHNLAEDLENDLTTAISMNSLDRVQNKPTGNGQMKFEEEALKKSIKPRHVVMISLGTGIGTGLLVGNAKALHNAGPAGLVIGYAIMGSCIYCIIQAAGEMAVVYSNLLGGFNTYPSMLVDPGFGFAVAWVYCLQWLCVCPLELVTTSLTIKYWTTTVNPDAFVVIFYVVIIFIQIFGARGYAEAEFFFNCCKILMIIGFYILGIIINAGGAGNDGYLGAKYWHDPGAFRGTNGIQRFKGIMATFVSAAFAFGATEFIALTAAEQSNPRKAIPSAAKKVLYRVICIFVGTIALLGFLVPWDSDQLMGAGGSATKASPYVLAISIHGVRVVPHFINAVILISVFSVANSAFYSSSRLLLGLAQQGYAPKFFDYVDRQGRPFRAMCCAALFGVIAFCAASPKEDQVFTWLLAISGLSQLFTWIAICVSHIRFRRAMTVQGRSLGEIGFKAQLGVYGSYYATIMMVLALIAQFWVAIAPIGNNGDLDAEGFFENYLAMPILIAFYFGYKLWKRDWRLFIRAKDIDLDSYRQVFDEELLKQEDEEYKEKLKNGPMWKRVVDFWC; the protein is encoded by the coding sequence ATGGTGTTTGGTGGTAGACGTCGGAATGAGAGGTCTCAATCACCGGACTCAGAGGAAGCCGATGTGAGTAACTATGAGTTGCACAACATTGATGACAGCAAGAAAGGATATGATAACTTAGGTAGTGGTAGCAGAGGTGCTACTACTTCTGCCGTTGAATATTttgacaaagaaaatgttgATGGCGTAAATATCGATGAGAAATTGCAATCCACTACCGAATTTGGCGGTGATGAGATGCCTCGCGGTAATATCCGTCGGTTCATCGACTCTTTCAAACGTGCCGAACAACAACCTAATCAACAACATAATTTGGCTGAGGATTTAGAAAATGACTTGACCACTGCAATTTCCATGAACTCTTTGGATCGCGTTCAAAATAAGCCAACCGGTAATGGTCAGATGAAATTCGAGGAAGAagctttgaagaaatctATTAAGCCTAGACACGTCGTCATGATTTCCCTAGGTACAGGTATCGGTACTGGTCTACTGGTTGGTAACGCTAAAGCCCTACATAACGCTGGTCCAGCTGGTTTAGTCATCGGTTACGCTATTATGGGTTCTTGTATCTACTGTATTATTCAAGCAGCCGGTGAAATGGCTGTCGTTTACTCTAATTTGCTGGGTGGTTTCAATACTTACCCATCCATGTTGGTTGACCCTGGTTTTGGTTTCGCTGTCGCATGGGTGTATTGTCTGCAATGGTTGTGTGTTTGTCCCTTGGAATTGGTTACTACTTCGTTGACTATCAAATACTGGACTACAACGGTAAATCCAGACGCCTTTGTGGTGATATTTTACGTggttattattttcattcaaatatttGGTGCCAGAGGTTACGCTGAAGCCGAGTTCTTTTTCAACTGTTGTAAGATTCTTATGATTATCGGTTTCTATATCTTGGGTATTATCATTAACGCCGGTGGTGCCGGTAACGACGGATACTTGGGTGCTAAGTACTGGCATGATCCAGGTGCCTTCAGAGGTACAAACGGTATTCAACGTTTCAAGGGTATTATGGCGACTTTTGTTAGTGCTGCTTTTGCTTTTGGTGCAACTGAATTTATTGCATTGACTGCAGCTGAACAATCCAACCCAAGAAAGGCTATCCCATCTGCAGCTAAGAAGGTCCTTTACCGTGTTATTTGTATCTTTGTTGGTACTATCGCTTTGCTAGGTTTCTTGGTCCCATGGGATTCTGATCAATTAATGGGTGCTGGTGGTAGTGCCACTAAGGCTTCTCCTTATGTCTTAGCCATTTCTATTCATGGTGTTAGAGTTGTTCCACATTTCATTAACGCTGTTATCTTAATCTCTGTTTTCTCTGTCGCAAATTCTGCCTTTTACTCAAGTTCTCGTCTATTATTGGGTCTAGCTCAGCAAGGCTATGCTCCAAAGTTTTTCGATTACGTTGACAGGCAAGGTAGACCTTTCAGAGCCATGTGTTGTGCTGCTCTTTTTGGTGTCATTGCTTTCTGTGCCGCATCACCAAAGGAAGACCAAGTCTTTACTTGGTTGCTAGCCATTTCTGGTTTGTCTCAATTGTTTACTTGGATTGCCATCTGTGTTTCTCATATTAGATTTAGAAGAGCTATGACTGTCCAAGGTAGATCATTGGGTGAGATTGGTTTCAAGGCACAACTTGGTGTCTATGGTTCATACTACGCCACCATTATGATGGTGCTGGCTTTGATTGCTCAATTCTGGGTTGCCATTGCTCCAATTGGTAACAACGGTGACCTGGACGCAGAAGgtttctttgaaaactATTTGGCTATGCCAATTTTGATTGCGTTCTACTTTGGTTACAAACTTTGGAAGAGGGACTGGCGTCTGTTTATTAGAGCAAAGGATATTGATCTAGACTCTTACAGACAGGTATTTGACGAAGAACTATTGaaacaagaagatgaagaataCAAAGAGAAATTAAAGAATGGCCCTATGTGGAAGAGAGTGGTCGATTTCTGGTGTTAG
- the GIN4 gene encoding protein kinase GIN4 (CAGL0K05709g~Ortholog(s) have phospholipid binding, protein kinase activity): protein MSAISSNTVSVIKNNQIGPWKLGETLGSGSTGKVLLASNETTKQQAAVKVISKAVFEAMNNSESNGDATNALPYNIEQEIIIMKLLNHPNVLRLFDVWETNSDLYLVLEYAEKGELFNMLVERGPLPENEAVRAFRQIIIGISYCHSLGVVHRDLKPENLLLDNKLNIKIADFGMAALESEDKLLETSCGSPHYAAPEIISGLPYEGFSSDVWSCGVILFALLTGRLPFDEEDGNIRNLLLKVQKGEFEMPDDDEITKEAQDLLARLLTVDPSKRITIREILKHPLLQKYPSIKDSRSIRNLPREDTYLSPLADTNSKIDDAILQNLVILWHGKDAREIAAKLREPGANTEKTLYALLYRFKCDTQREANRARRQSKIVQRNSTIRSTAPESPSKKKTYTPQKKNKRASIIASSSKRPVSVTKTATNITVNSSITGTPKSAKRMSMNNSARKRMSALYGTRDSPTKTSRSRRSSIITKDFLGNRPRDSVISMSHNKRASKSSKRISLVPNLKRQSVTTKLMATYAKLSEDDDWEYIERETKRTSSDFATLIDEIFEYEKYEQIRKEKAELERKVRETKEREERERKERQEKELQERLERERIEKQKEDIARQMDEEISNLKKELVGDQDNEDKFRSVSEPLESKSKKIEDIEEDIDGILRNRKYSLQTRPVSRLDPGIGFIDKPRQSEQHVPETVNLEPELEETEQKILETIRRSKFLGSSFDIKKELENVKRHRQTSQPIEKEMAPPALPETLPKAVEKKNVSMDPSLRKISDIKVPQFTRKSRHFSTSNRRLSVLSMYSTKESYSNLADILKNGPGEKEMIQTAPTPKSADDSDQLFDTIDEADTPASVSREERLYEVAEESENELANKKIDIADLLNSEGSNLKSVEEQEDSMKLPKLPPLFEDGSTKETKEQSKSMIPENMQSSESQKQIEKNNSDEGGSLNPFMTKHRDVSDKGVTKEKPTVTMKTTSEQVSADKKRNMSFLRKLSKGSSSSKDNVDVTLSTSVSSKQLFSGLVNLLKGWTKYGLKGIAIDSTSQTITGKLANDNILSFRSTAFSILIFSQEKGSAVTFRKVSGSGKAVRRLSDEVKKVLSKEGVLRD, encoded by the coding sequence ATGAGCGCTATAAGTTCAAACACCGTGAGTGTTATCAAGAACAATCAGATAGGACCATGGAAACTTGGTGAAACTTTGGGATCCGGCAGTACAGGTAAAGTACTACTGGCATCTAACGAAACCACTAAACAGCAAGCTGCTGTGAAAGTGATTTCGAAGGCTGTATTTGAGGCCATGAATAACAGCGAGAGCAATGGTGACGCCACCAATGCTTTGCCTTACAACATCgaacaagaaataattataatgaAACTGCTAAACCATCCAAATGTATTGAGATTATTTGACGTTTGGGAAACTAATTCCGATCTATATCTTGTGCTAGAATACGCCGAAAAGGGGGAACTATTTAATATGCTTGTTGAGCGCGGCCCACTTCCGGAAAATGAAGCTGTTCGTGCCTTTAGGCAAATCATTATCGGTATATCATATTGTCATAGTCTAGGTGTAGTTCACCGTGACCTGAAGCCTGAGAACTTACTTCTTGACAACAAACTTAACATCAAAATAGCTGATTTTGGTATGGCCGCATTAGAATCTGAAGATAAACTGCTAGAAACTTCTTGTGGATCTCCTCATTATGCGGCACCAGAGATCATCTCTGGTCTACCTTATGAAGGTTTTTCTAGTGATGTATGGTCCTGTGGTGTTATCTTGTTTGCATTGTTGACAGGTAGGCTTCCatttgatgaagaggaTGGTAATATAAGAAATTTGCTCCTCAAAGTCCAAAAGGGTGAATTCGAAATGCccgatgatgatgaaattacAAAAGAGGCTCAAGATCTGCTTGCAAGATTACTTACAGTTGATCCTAGTAAAAGAATTACAATAAGAGAAATTCTAAAACATCCACTTCTACAAAAATATCCAAGCATTAAGGATTCACGCAGTATACGTAACTTGCCTAGGGAAGATACATATCTATCACCATTAGCAGATACCAACTCTAAGATTGATGATGCTATATTGCAAAATCTTGTCATCCTGTGGCATGGTAAAGATGCTAGAGAAATTGCAGCAAAACTGAGAGAACCGGGAGCTAATACAGAGAAAACATTATATGCTCTTTTGTACAGATTTAAATGTGATACTCAAAGAGAAGCCAACAGAGCTAGAAGACAATCCAAGATAGTCCAAAGGAATTCCACAATTAGATCTACTGCTCCAGAGTCACCttccaaaaagaaaacttaCACTCcgcaaaagaaaaataagagAGCATCAATAATagcatcttcttcaaaaagaCCAGTCTCTGTGACGAAAACGGCAACAAATATTACAGTCAATTCCAGTATAACTGGCACACCAAAATCTGCAAAGCGTATGTCAATGAACAATTCTGCCAGAAAAAGAATGTCTGCATTATATGGTACAAGAGATTCCCCTACAAAAACTTCTAGAAGTAGGAGATCCTCCATAATTACAAAAGATTTCTTGGGAAATAGACCAAGAGACAGTGTTATAAGTATGTCGCATAACAAGCGCGCCTCGAAATCAAGCAAAAGAATTTCCCTGGTCCCTAATCTAAAAAGACAATCGGTGACAACGAAATTAATGGCTACATATGCCAAACTttctgaagatgatgactGGGAATACATTGAAAGAGAAACAAAGAGAACCAGTTCCGATTTTGCTACCttgattgatgaaatttttgAGTATGAAAAGTATGAACAAATAAGGAAGGAAAAGGCAGAATTGGAACGTAAAGTTAGAGAGACTAAAGAGCGTGAAGAACGTGAGAGAAAGGAGCGCCAAGAAAAGGAGTTACAGGAAAGGCTTGAACGAGAAAGAATCGAGAAACAAAAGGAAGATATAGCGAGACAAatggatgaagaaatttcaaatttgaaaaaagaactGGTGGGGGACCAGGATAATGAAGACAAATTTAGATCTGTATCAGAACCACTTGAATCTAAgagtaaaaaaattgaagacaTCGAGGAAGATATTGACGGCATTCTTCGtaatagaaaatattctttaCAAACACGTCCAGTGTCACGTCTTGATCCAGGTATCGGCTTTATAGACAAACCACGTCAAAGTGAGCAACACGTTCCTGAAACTGTAAATCTGGAACCTGAACTGGAAGAGACggaacaaaaaattttagaaACAATAAGAAGATCTAAATTCTTGGGTTCATCTTTTGACataaagaaagaacttgaaaatgTAAAAAGGCACAGACAAACTTCACAaccaattgaaaaagaaatggcGCCTCCCGCATTACCAGAAACCCTACCAAAAGCGGTcgagaagaagaatgtaTCTATGGACCCTTCCTTGAGAAAAATATCAGATATTAAGGTGCCTCAGTTCACCAGAAAATCTAGACATTTTAGCACTTCAAACAGAAGACTTTCTGTCCTATCTATGTATTCAACCAAAGAATCGTATTCAAATCTAGCTGACATCCTTAAGAATGGACCTGgcgaaaaagaaatgatcCAGACAGCACCAACCCCCAAAAGTGCAGATGATTCTGACCAGCTGTTTGATACTATCGATGAAGCTGATACACCAGCCAGTGTATCACGCGAGGAAAGACTGTATGAGGTTGCAGAAGAATCAGAAAATGAGTTGGCAAATAAAAAGATTGATATTGCTGACTTGTTGAATTCGGAAGGATCTAACTTGAAGTCTGTTGAGGAACAAGAAGATAGTATGAAACTACCTAAATTACCACCGCTGTTTGAAGATGGCTCTACtaaagaaacaaaggaACAATCGAAGTCAATGATACCTGAAAACATGCAATCAAGCGAATCGCAAAAgcaaattgaaaagaacaaTTCTGATGAGGGTGGCTCTTTGAACCCATTCATGACGAAACACAGAGATGTCTCAGATAAAGGGGTAACAAAAGAGAAGCCTACAGTCACCATGAAAACTACTTCCGAACAAGTTAGCGCCgataagaaaagaaatatgtCTTTCTTAAGAAAATTGTCAAAGGGCAGTTCGTCTAGCAAAGACAATGTTGATGTTACTTTATCAACGTCTGTTAGTTCAAAACAACTATTCAGTGGCTTGGTAAACCTATTGAAAGGCTGGACTAAGTATGGACTAAAGGGCATTGCTATCGATAGCACTAGTCAGACCATCACTGGTAAACTTGCAAATGATAATATCCTTTCATTTAGATCAACTGctttttctattttgatattctcACAAGAAAAGGGTAGTGCTGTGACTTTTAGAAAAGTCAGTGGTTCAGGTAAAGCTGTTAGACGTCTGTCGGATGAGGTTAAAAAGGTCCTATCAAAAGAAGGTGTGTTAAGGGATTAG
- the SMT3 gene encoding SUMO family protein SMT3 (CAGL0K05731g~Ortholog(s) have protein tag activity): protein MSDTNENNASETPDVKPDLQGQGDAPKSETHINLKVSDGSSEIFFKIKKTTPLRRLMEAFAKRQGKEMDSLRFLYDGLRIQADQTPEDLDMEDNDLIEAHREQIGGAY, encoded by the coding sequence ATGTCTGACACTAACGAAAACAATGCCAGCGAGACCCCAGATGTCAAGCCTGATCTACAAGGCCAAGGCGATGCGCCAAAGTCTGAGACACACATTAACTTGAAGGTGTCTGATGGTTCTTCTGagatcttcttcaagattaAGAAAACCACTCCATTGAGGAGGTTAATGGAGGCCTTTGCCAAGAGACAAGGTAAGGAGATGGATTCTCTAAGATTTCTATATGACGGTCTAAGAATTCAAGCTGATCAAACTCCAGAGGATCTAGATATGGAAGATAACGACTTGATTGAAGCACACAGAGAACAAATCGGTGGTGCGTACTag